A window of Garra rufa chromosome 6, GarRuf1.0, whole genome shotgun sequence genomic DNA:
CCATTGATAAAGCTTGGCCAAACTGTTAATGGAGATTAATGGAGACATCCAATTTTAGTGAAGTATGTATAGGTTTaatcataaacaaacaaacaaaaaaaccttaACCTCCAACTGCTAATATATTTCTGAATGTAAAACACTTTGACCGTAAAGTCACAACAGGGTACACAGGGAAACTGTGTGCACAGGGTGGATATCAGATagccagaaaaaaaatattaaaagctaccTGAGATCAGACAAATCCTGTTTGACAGGAATGTAGTGAACCCAGGGCTTGAGCTGAGGGTAGAAGAACTCAAGCCAGTCCTCGCCGACATGAAAAACCAGCGATCCACACAGGAACAGATGCTTCAAACGGAAACTAGCAGCTACACCTCTAAAGTTAAAAAGGTATCTGGGAGATACAGAGAACAGACAATCTTAATACAAAATGTCTTAATGCTGGTTCACTGATGGACATCTGTTTCAGTATTATGGCTCATGCAAAAGCAGAAATGAGACAGATCTTACTTGTATTCACAGTGGTCAACTAGGGGGATTTCTTTGGCTGGGGGTCTACCCAGAGTgtcctgagaaaaaaataaataaataactgtagTTCTGATATGACAAAGTCTAGAGcagaaagatgaaaaaaaaaagatttgctgAAAATATTAAAGCACCTCTAGCTTAGTGTTTCCCAAGCCTGTCCTTGTATGTCCCTCAAACTTCAAGCAATCACGATACATACACTCGGAAATACGTCACGATACAGAAGAAAAGATCTGATGCTATATCATGCTTTGTCAAGCCTTTGTCGAGtcaaattacatttatttctatagcactttatacaaaacagattgttttaaagcagcttcacAATAACAAACAAGAAATAGCAGAATCAATTATGCAAGCTTTATTAAGGAGACATTTCAGATTCTTCCATAAAGCACAACAGTGACAGAGACAACTGTGCTATTACTTAGCTCCAGTCAGTTCAGTGCTGCTTCAGTTCAGTCCATCAATTAGGAAACAAATTTAATTTTGAATGAATGATGAGATACTGATCGAGGATGCCTTTTATATGTTAAATAAGAATAAACAAACCTTCTCTGACTTCCACGCCTGGTTCTTGGTGTACTCGGCATCCACAAGGTCTGGGGCTTCTCTTGAGAGAAGAATCAGTGGGTCCCTTTCTGAACTGGTCCTACAAATGTTGGCAAAACTAATCAGCTTAGGCTAAAATCAACACTGCATTTAAATGTATGTTGGAGACACAACTGACCTAGAGCCTCTAAAGTATccttttggactttttttcttccATGGCCATCGAGCAGCTGATCTAAAGAGTGTCAACTAAACATTAGAATATATCTAACAGCCTGAAATGGACTGTAATGCAGTTAAGCCTCTGTATAATCTCTAGTATTTTTAAATCTTTGTTACCCACTTTTTCAGGTCATCCCTCATGAGGTCCCATCGGCCCAGTCCAGTGGGGTAAATGGGCCATACAGCAGGACCTCCCTCCCAAAACGTCCATGCAGGGTACATGATGTCCTGGTAGTCTGCCGTCTAAACAAAAGTAAAACTATGTTAATAGACATTAATACAACTGGAGCCCTACTAATATTCATTTTGTTGTGGAAATAAATAAACCAAGCTATGGGATCAGTCAGTGTTAGTAATCTGAAGGCAGAGGCACAAGTAATGTCAAGTGCCCTAATATTAATTAAGCATGATAAACCACATACTACTGATATACCATAAAATTTATTAGCAAATTGCTCAGTGGCGCTAAACTGGGGTGTGGTTGTACATACCTTACTGAAAGAAAGTACAGGCAAGACTGGTTGAGCCCATCCAGGAACCTGTGGATAGTCACGCACATTAATCACAACCTCCAAATCTGGCAACCGGTTAATCACTTTTAGGATGAAGTGCTCAACACCACTGCATctgcaaataaagaataaatGTATGATATTCAACATCCACATGCACACAATAGGATCatgattttacaaaaaaaaacaaaaaaaacaaacatgtaaCACTTCATCAACCTTGCTGGAAACATGCAGCTTTGTTCTCTGTACAACTTGTTTCCGATGATCTGGTAGTGTGTACCAACACCTTTGTGGACTGTGTCTGCCATCAACCCCTCAGATATCCCATTTTTAAATGGCCTAAGGTCATCTTTCAAGACACTGCAATCAAAAGAGCGATGGAGGAAAGTCTACATTACACAGCTGCATGCATCCGCAATGTGTGTATTCTTTGGTAAGATCTGCTATGAACAAAAAGCTACTTTATATTTGTGAAGCTGACCTGAGATGACAACTGCAGTACTCCTGAGTGCATTGCTGGTAATTATTTGTGCCTTCTGTGATCTCCGTGATGAACGACTGCCAGCGTTTGGCTGATGTAAagatagagaaaaaaaaatctgttcaaaaCACTCTCTGTTCATTAAATATTTATTCTAAACACAAATCATTGACTGTAACAGTAAGACATGCTGTATTTTCAAAACAGGGTGTTTGCAGGTTTTATGAAGGTAAATTTAAGACTaggaaaaaatatttaagaaataaattaaatggaACACAATACATCAACAGGGTCCCTAAATGCAAATGTCATAAACAATACTTACAATTTTTctgatcacactgcaaaaaagcaACGCTCTTCCTCAGTATTTCTTTCTTGTTTTTCAGTGCAAATGTCTAAATCATGACctatttacttgagaagcaaaaaggcaaaagatattaagtcttgttttttgAGTAActgatcaaaatgaagtgagcTTATGATTAACACAAAAATATTTGACAGTGGTCTAAAAAAATCAACCTAATTCAAAGTAAAAACAAGTTTTCTTTcctcattaaaatatatttattgttttaagcataaactaaTTTCTTAAACTTCATTTCACATCTGTACCTTCATTTATGCATGACTTTTTActgcaaaacaagacaaaaatactaagaaagatattctctctttttttgcagtgcataaaaCAAGTAATGCTATGACTTTATAAATTTAGTAATTCCCAAACATCAGTAACGTTAGATTTGCTGTCTAAACTTCGCTAATGCTAAAGACACAGGTACAGAAACCTACAGTATTAAGATTCAGATGtgaaaattaacaaattaaaacgCGACCGACCAAGGACAGATAACTCCCAGCATCAAACCAAAATTCTGTAAGTTCTTACCGTTTTCTGAGAGACACAATTCAACTCCATTCAGCAAAAGGATAAAAGACGGCATGAGCAGCCATAGCAGCTCCATTTTTCTGCATCAATTAAACTCGACTGGCtcgattcttcttcttcttcttcttcttgttttaCGGCGGTTCGCAGACTTATAAGTGCATTACCGCCTCCTATCTCTCATATGGACCATTGACACTCTAACTACAAACTTTCCCAAGTAAACTTTCCTAACTTCCATACCAACCCACATGCAATCCCCCTCGAATCTTATACCCGTTCAGAGTCTTCATAGAGCTTCATTCggcgctgcgtgttcagctcctccGTCCACCCTCAGCCCTCTTAGCGGTATTTAga
This region includes:
- the poglut1 gene encoding protein O-glucosyltransferase 1 isoform X2 yields the protein MADTVHKGVGTHYQIIGNKLYREQSCMFPARCSGVEHFILKVINRLPDLEVVINVRDYPQVPGWAQPVLPVLSFSKTADYQDIMYPAWTFWEGGPAVWPIYPTGLGRWDLMRDDLKKSAARWPWKKKSPKGYFRGSRTSSERDPLILLSREAPDLVDAEYTKNQAWKSEKDTLGRPPAKEIPLVDHCEYKYLFNFRGVAASFRLKHLFLCGSLVFHVGEDWLEFFYPQLKPWVHYIPVKQDLSDLRELLQFVKENDAVAEEIAIRGQNFILDHLRMEDVSCYWERLLTDFSKLLKYKPQRKSNYNQIIHKASRTEL
- the poglut1 gene encoding protein O-glucosyltransferase 1 isoform X1 gives rise to the protein MELLWLLMPSFILLLNGVELCLSENAKRWQSFITEITEGTNNYQQCTQEYCSCHLSVLKDDLRPFKNGISEGLMADTVHKGVGTHYQIIGNKLYREQSCMFPARCSGVEHFILKVINRLPDLEVVINVRDYPQVPGWAQPVLPVLSFSKTADYQDIMYPAWTFWEGGPAVWPIYPTGLGRWDLMRDDLKKSAARWPWKKKSPKGYFRGSRTSSERDPLILLSREAPDLVDAEYTKNQAWKSEKDTLGRPPAKEIPLVDHCEYKYLFNFRGVAASFRLKHLFLCGSLVFHVGEDWLEFFYPQLKPWVHYIPVKQDLSDLRELLQFVKENDAVAEEIAIRGQNFILDHLRMEDVSCYWERLLTDFSKLLKYKPQRKSNYNQIIHKASRTEL